One Chanodichthys erythropterus isolate Z2021 chromosome 22, ASM2448905v1, whole genome shotgun sequence DNA window includes the following coding sequences:
- the ehmt1b gene encoding histone-lysine N-methyltransferase EHMT1 isoform X9, with product MPEAIWIHFLKTQLCVCPSSLANGNSGKRETMKSEGTKESRSDQEEGGDENHSDGRSDPLREATELNGTYENTDAKKTEQNLSAPARSSTMENGLSETEPPHGSTVGSNGYILSKQQEDTVSALHRTNWSPIGGSTLGHGTKSSPPSASMLRSPDQGSSNGAASLGLSPMERRAETETKNGRVSNTPPPTIHRARKTMSRPASNQTLKLLNRENKEPVVVKDDGVGKSEAVQPQPSPIQNQLPQSQTDATPAKPHTVEPRPVSPSVAAVSRKKKRKMGTYSLVPKKKNKVLKQRTVLEMFQRMSQSPPNPQQPKEVVHVNGERMENESDEEESEEGEDTEEDEELVTEDGAKASQEGPTIASMSQPLEEEQESEESPDGEEEGDESDLSSESSLKKKWKKKAKGDHAWLRPSRKRKRKLKAKTEGLSGMEFQSQSESQSSPSAPPDRRKEYKEIPLNSLNLAAQEALMTSQSSALSGSVESTDGDMVQELPLCSCRMETPKSREILTLADRKCMATESIDGQGTFMECQPEVNISHRFHRACASVLNGQSFCPHCGEEVSKAKEVTIAKADTTSTVPLNHSPCTPSTSEGKADTTTGGSTRLSVLGEGKADSTLLKHPESHDTSVSPVGSKAGSLGSGSATGPPLGPPKETLESVLLALDAEKPKKLRFHPKQLYISAKQGELQKVLLMLVDGIDPNFKMESQNKRTPLHVAAEAGHQEVCHMLVQAGANLDMCDEDQRTPLMEACENNHLETVRYLLRAGAIVSHKDVEGSTCLHLAAKTGHFAIVQHLLSTGLIDINCQDDGGWTAMIWATEYKHVDQVKLLLSKGADINIRDKEENICLHWAAFSGCVEIAEILLDAKCDLNAVNIHGDSPLHIASRESRLDCVNLFLSRGADVSLKNKEGETPMECCSQNSKVWNALQASKKQREANRNQAAPAEKLLNRDIARGYEKVPVPCVNAVDSEPCPDNYKYVPDSCVTSPMNIDKNITHLQYCVCKDDCSSASCMCGQLSLRCWYDKESRLLPEFCNEEPPLIFECNHACSCWRTCKNRVVQNGLRIRLQLFRTQMMGWGVKTLQDIPQGTFVCEYVGEIISDAEADVRENDSYLFSLDSKVGDMYCVDARFYGNISRFINHHCEPNLFPCRVFTSHQDLRFPHIAFFACKNISAGDELGFDYGDHFWDVKGKLFSCQCGSSKCKHSAAVIAQTQADSTPGDQQPSALPDTSSSTPSSPS from the exons CCCTCCAGTTTGGCCAATGGAAATTCGGGCAAGAGGGAAACCATGAAGTCTGAGGGGACAAAAGAGTCTCGCAGTGATCAAGAAGAGG GTGGAGATGAAAATCACTCAGACGGGCGATCAGACCCTCTTAGAGAGGCCACTGAGCTGAATGGGACCTATGAAAACACGGACGCAAAGAAAACTGAACAGAACCTTTCTGCACCAGCCCGATCCTCAACCATGGAGAACGGACTGTCAGAGACTGAGCCGCCCCATGGCTCTACAGTGGGCAGTAATGGATATATTCTAAGCAAACAGCAGGAAGACACAGTGTCAGCCCTACACAGGACTAACTGGTCCCCCATAGGGGGTTCCACATTGGGGCATGGGACTAAAAGCTCACCACCTTCAGCTTCTATGCTGCGATCCCCAGACCAGGGATCTTCAAATGGTGCTGCAAGCTTAGGACTGAGCCCAATGGAGAGGCGAGCAGAAACGGAGACTAAAAACGGCAGAGTATCGAATACACCCCCGCCAACGATACATCGAGCACGCAAAACTATGTCAAGGCCAGCCTCAAACCAGACACTAAAG CTTTTGAATAGGGAAAATAAGGAGCCAGTCGTGGTGAAAGATGACGGTGTGGGCAAATCAGAGGCAGTGCAGCCACAGCCATCTCCAATCCAGAATCAGCTACCTCAAAGCCAAACTGACGCCACACCAGCCAAGCCACACACAG TTGAACCCAGACCTGTCTCTCCCTCAGTAGCAGCCGTGTCAAggaagaagaaaagaaagatgGGAACGTATAGTCTTGTGCCcaagaagaaaaataaagtcTTGAAACAACGCACAGTTCTGGAGATGTTTCAGCGTATGTCCCAGTCTCCACCCAACCCTCAG CAGCCAAAGGAGGTCGTGCATGTGAATGGAGAGAGAATGGAGAATGAGTCTGATGAAGAAGAGTCAGAGGAAGGAGAAGACACAGAGGAAGATGAGGAGCTGGTCACTGAGGACGGAGCCAAAGCTTCTCAGGAGGGACCCACGATAGCTTCAATGTCTCAG CCTCTTGAAGAAGAACAAGAGTCAGAGGAGTCACCGGATGGCGAAGAGGAAGGGGATGAATCAGACTTG AGTTCAGAGTCcagtttgaaaaagaaatgGAAAAAGAAAGCCAAGGGAGACCACGCCTGGCTCCGACCATCAAGGAAACGCAAGAGGAAACTGAAAGCGAAAACGGAAGGACTTTCTG GAATGGAGTTCCAGTCTCAATCTGAGAGCCAGAGCTCTCCATCAGCCCCTCCTGACCGCAGGAAAGAGTATAAAGAAATCCCTCTAAACTCCCTCAACCTGGCAGCACAGGAAGCCTTAATGACATCTCAGAGTTCAG CTCTTTCAGGGTCAGTGGAAAGCACAGATGGCGACATGGTGCAGGAACTTCCCCTCTGCAGCTGTCGAATGGAAACACCCAAGAGCAGAGAGATCCTCACGCTTGCGGACAGAAAGTGTATGGCAACTGAGAGCATTGATGGTCAG GGCACCTTCATGGAGTGTCAGCCAGAGGTGAACATCTCCCACCGGTTTCATCGAGCATGTGCCTCGGTGCTCAACGGTCAGAGCTTTTGTCCACACTGTGGAGAGGAGGTCAGCAAAGCGAAAGAGGTCACCATTGCCAAGGCCGATACAACGTCAACTGTGCCTCTCAACCACAGCCCCTGCACGCCCAGCACCTCAGAGGGCAAAGCAGACACCACCACTGGAGG GTCCACTCGGCTCTCTGTTCTTGGAGAGGGCAAAGCAGACAGCACTTTACTCAAACATCCAGAGTCACATGACACATCCGTGTCCCCTGTGGGCTCCAAAGCTGGGTCTTTAGGATCAGGATCTGCAACGGGACCTCCACTAGGACCACCTAAAGAAACTCTGGAAAGTGTCCTGCTGGCTCTAGATGCAGAGAA ACCTAAGAAGCTCCGGTTCCACCCAAAACAACTGTATATTTCTGCCAAACAAGGGGAGTTGCAGAAGGTCCTACTGATGTTGG TGGATGGGATTGACCCTAACTTTAAAATGGAGAGCCAGAACAAACGCACACCGCTCCATGTAGCAGCTGAAGCAGGTCATCAGGAAGTCTGCCATATGCTGGTGCAG GCTGGCGCAAACCTTGACATGTGTGATGAGGACCAGCGGACGCCCCTAATGGAGGCCTGTGAGAACAACCATCTTGAAACAGTACGCTATCTTCTGCGGGCTGGAGCCATTGTCTCTCACAAG GATGTTGAAGGTTCAACATGTCTCCATCTTGCTGCTAAGACTGGCCATTTTGCCATTGTACAACATCTGCTGTCTACAGGCCTTATAGATATTAACTGCCAG GATGATGGAGGTTGGACAGCCATGATTTGGGCCACAGAGTACAAACATGTAGACCAAGTAAAACTCTTGCTCTCCAAAGGGGCTGATATCAACATCCGAGACAAG GAGGAAAATATCTGTCTGCACTGGGCGGCATTCTCTGGCTGTGTGGAGATTGCAGAGATCCTTCTGGATGCCAAGTGTGATCTCAATGCCGTCAACATCCACGGAGACTCACCACTGCACATAGCGTCACGGGAGAGCCGGCTTGACTGTGTAAA CTTGTTTCTGTCACGGGGTGCTGATGTAAGCCTTAAGAACAAGGAGGGAGAGACACCCATGGAATGCTGCAGTCAAAACTCGAAGGTTTGGAACGCCCTTCAAGCCAGCAAAAAGCAAAGAGAAGCTAACAGGAACCAGGCTGCCCCTGCAGAGAAGCTTCTCAACAG GGACATCGCCAGAGGCTACGAGAAAGTCCCTGTCCCGTGCGTGAACGCAGTGGACAGCGAACCCTGTCCTGACAACTACAAATATGTCCCTGATAGCTGTGTGACGTCCCCAATGAACATTGACAAAAATATCACTCACTTGCAG TACTGTGTATGTAAAGACGATTGCTCCTCAGCTAGCTGCATGTGTGGCCAACTCAGCCTGCGCTGCTGGTATGATAAA GAGAGTCGTCTGCTCCCCGAATTCTGCAATGAGGAACCGCCTCTTATATTTGAGTGCAACCATGCCTGCTCTTGCTGGAGAACCTGCAAAAACCGTGTGGTACAGAATGGACTGAG GATAAGACTGCAGTTGTTCAGGACACAGATGATGGGATGGGGTGTCAAGACATTACAGGATATCCCGCAAGGAACGTTTGTTTGCGA ATACGTGGGTGAAATCATCTCTGACGCCGAAGCAGATGTCAGAGAGAATGACTCCTATCTTTTCAGTCTGGACAGTAAG GTGGGTGATATGTACTGTGTTGACGCACGTTTCTACGGCAACATCAGCCGCTTCATAAACCATCACTGTGAGCCGAATCTGTTCCCCTGTCGAGTGTTCACCTCTCACCAGGACCTCAGATTTCCTCACATCGCGTTCTTCGCCTGCAAGAACATCAGTGCGGGAGACGAACTTGG GTTTGATTACGGCGATCACTTCTGGGACGTAAAGGGGAAGCTGTTCAGCTGCCAGTGTGGCTCATCCAAATGTAAACACTCGGCAGCCGTCATTGCCCAGACACAGGCGGACAGCACGCCGGGAGACCAGCAGCCCAGCGCCCTGCCTGATACTAGCTCGTCCACCCCATCCAGCCCCAGCTAA
- the ehmt1b gene encoding histone-lysine N-methyltransferase EHMT1 isoform X2, with product MPEAIWIHFLKTQLCVCPSSLANGNSGKRETMKSEGTKESRSDQEEGGDENHSDGRSDPLREATELNGTYENTDAKKTEQNLSAPARSSTMENGLSETEPPHGSTVGSNGYILSKQQEDTVSALHRTNWSPIGGSTLGHGTKSSPPSASMLRSPDQGSSNGAASLGLSPMERRAETETKNGRVSNTPPPTIHRARKTMSRPASNQTLKLLNRENKEPVVVKDDGVGKSEAVQPQPSPIQNQLPQSQTDATPAKPHTVEPRPVSPSVAAVSRKKKRKMGTYSLVPKKKNKVLKQRTVLEMFQRMSQSPPNPQPKEVVHVNGERMENESDEEESEEGEDTEEDEELVTEDGAKASQEGPTIASMSQPLEEEQESEESPDGEEEGDESDLSSESSLKKKWKKKAKGDHAWLRPSRKRKRKLKAKTEGLSGMEFQSQSESQSSPSAPPDRRKEYKEIPLNSLNLAAQEALMTSQSSALSGSVESTDGDMVQELPLCSCRMETPKSREILTLADRKCMATESIDGQLSRCQSAVLKHEMMRPSNSVQLLVLCEDHRTGMVKHQCCPGCGFFCRAGTFMECQPEVNISHRFHRACASVLNGQSFCPHCGEEVSKAKEVTIAKADTTSTVPLNHSPCTPSTSEGKADTTTGGSTRLSVLGEGKADSTLLKHPESHDTSVSPVGSKAGSLGSGSATGPPLGPPKETLESVLLALDAEKPKKLRFHPKQLYISAKQGELQKVLLMLVDGIDPNFKMESQNKRTPLHVAAEAGHQEVCHMLVQAGANLDMCDEDQRTPLMEACENNHLETVRYLLRAGAIVSHKDVEGSTCLHLAAKTGHFAIVQHLLSTGLIDINCQDDGGWTAMIWATEYKHVDQVKLLLSKGADINIRDKEENICLHWAAFSGCVEIAEILLDAKCDLNAVNIHGDSPLHIASRESRLDCVNLFLSRGADVSLKNKEGETPMECCSQNSKVWNALQASKKQREANRNQAAPAEKLLNRDIARGYEKVPVPCVNAVDSEPCPDNYKYVPDSCVTSPMNIDKNITHLQYCVCKDDCSSASCMCGQLSLRCWYDKESRLLPEFCNEEPPLIFECNHACSCWRTCKNRVVQNGLRIRLQLFRTQMMGWGVKTLQDIPQGTFVCEYVGEIISDAEADVRENDSYLFSLDSKVGDMYCVDARFYGNISRFINHHCEPNLFPCRVFTSHQDLRFPHIAFFACKNISAGDELGFDYGDHFWDVKGKLFSCQCGSSKCKHSAAVIAQTQADSTPGDQQPSALPDTSSSTPSSPS from the exons CCCTCCAGTTTGGCCAATGGAAATTCGGGCAAGAGGGAAACCATGAAGTCTGAGGGGACAAAAGAGTCTCGCAGTGATCAAGAAGAGG GTGGAGATGAAAATCACTCAGACGGGCGATCAGACCCTCTTAGAGAGGCCACTGAGCTGAATGGGACCTATGAAAACACGGACGCAAAGAAAACTGAACAGAACCTTTCTGCACCAGCCCGATCCTCAACCATGGAGAACGGACTGTCAGAGACTGAGCCGCCCCATGGCTCTACAGTGGGCAGTAATGGATATATTCTAAGCAAACAGCAGGAAGACACAGTGTCAGCCCTACACAGGACTAACTGGTCCCCCATAGGGGGTTCCACATTGGGGCATGGGACTAAAAGCTCACCACCTTCAGCTTCTATGCTGCGATCCCCAGACCAGGGATCTTCAAATGGTGCTGCAAGCTTAGGACTGAGCCCAATGGAGAGGCGAGCAGAAACGGAGACTAAAAACGGCAGAGTATCGAATACACCCCCGCCAACGATACATCGAGCACGCAAAACTATGTCAAGGCCAGCCTCAAACCAGACACTAAAG CTTTTGAATAGGGAAAATAAGGAGCCAGTCGTGGTGAAAGATGACGGTGTGGGCAAATCAGAGGCAGTGCAGCCACAGCCATCTCCAATCCAGAATCAGCTACCTCAAAGCCAAACTGACGCCACACCAGCCAAGCCACACACAG TTGAACCCAGACCTGTCTCTCCCTCAGTAGCAGCCGTGTCAAggaagaagaaaagaaagatgGGAACGTATAGTCTTGTGCCcaagaagaaaaataaagtcTTGAAACAACGCACAGTTCTGGAGATGTTTCAGCGTATGTCCCAGTCTCCACCCAACCCTCAG CCAAAGGAGGTCGTGCATGTGAATGGAGAGAGAATGGAGAATGAGTCTGATGAAGAAGAGTCAGAGGAAGGAGAAGACACAGAGGAAGATGAGGAGCTGGTCACTGAGGACGGAGCCAAAGCTTCTCAGGAGGGACCCACGATAGCTTCAATGTCTCAG CCTCTTGAAGAAGAACAAGAGTCAGAGGAGTCACCGGATGGCGAAGAGGAAGGGGATGAATCAGACTTG AGTTCAGAGTCcagtttgaaaaagaaatgGAAAAAGAAAGCCAAGGGAGACCACGCCTGGCTCCGACCATCAAGGAAACGCAAGAGGAAACTGAAAGCGAAAACGGAAGGACTTTCTG GAATGGAGTTCCAGTCTCAATCTGAGAGCCAGAGCTCTCCATCAGCCCCTCCTGACCGCAGGAAAGAGTATAAAGAAATCCCTCTAAACTCCCTCAACCTGGCAGCACAGGAAGCCTTAATGACATCTCAGAGTTCAG CTCTTTCAGGGTCAGTGGAAAGCACAGATGGCGACATGGTGCAGGAACTTCCCCTCTGCAGCTGTCGAATGGAAACACCCAAGAGCAGAGAGATCCTCACGCTTGCGGACAGAAAGTGTATGGCAACTGAGAGCATTGATGGTCAG CTGAGCCGTTGTCAGAGTGCAGTGCTGAAGCACGAGATGATGAGGCCTTCAAACTCTGTCCAACTGCTGGTTCTGTGTGAGGACCATCGCACAGGCATGGTCAAACATCAGTGCTGCCCAGGCTGTGGCTTCTTTTGCAGAGCC GGCACCTTCATGGAGTGTCAGCCAGAGGTGAACATCTCCCACCGGTTTCATCGAGCATGTGCCTCGGTGCTCAACGGTCAGAGCTTTTGTCCACACTGTGGAGAGGAGGTCAGCAAAGCGAAAGAGGTCACCATTGCCAAGGCCGATACAACGTCAACTGTGCCTCTCAACCACAGCCCCTGCACGCCCAGCACCTCAGAGGGCAAAGCAGACACCACCACTGGAGG GTCCACTCGGCTCTCTGTTCTTGGAGAGGGCAAAGCAGACAGCACTTTACTCAAACATCCAGAGTCACATGACACATCCGTGTCCCCTGTGGGCTCCAAAGCTGGGTCTTTAGGATCAGGATCTGCAACGGGACCTCCACTAGGACCACCTAAAGAAACTCTGGAAAGTGTCCTGCTGGCTCTAGATGCAGAGAA ACCTAAGAAGCTCCGGTTCCACCCAAAACAACTGTATATTTCTGCCAAACAAGGGGAGTTGCAGAAGGTCCTACTGATGTTGG TGGATGGGATTGACCCTAACTTTAAAATGGAGAGCCAGAACAAACGCACACCGCTCCATGTAGCAGCTGAAGCAGGTCATCAGGAAGTCTGCCATATGCTGGTGCAG GCTGGCGCAAACCTTGACATGTGTGATGAGGACCAGCGGACGCCCCTAATGGAGGCCTGTGAGAACAACCATCTTGAAACAGTACGCTATCTTCTGCGGGCTGGAGCCATTGTCTCTCACAAG GATGTTGAAGGTTCAACATGTCTCCATCTTGCTGCTAAGACTGGCCATTTTGCCATTGTACAACATCTGCTGTCTACAGGCCTTATAGATATTAACTGCCAG GATGATGGAGGTTGGACAGCCATGATTTGGGCCACAGAGTACAAACATGTAGACCAAGTAAAACTCTTGCTCTCCAAAGGGGCTGATATCAACATCCGAGACAAG GAGGAAAATATCTGTCTGCACTGGGCGGCATTCTCTGGCTGTGTGGAGATTGCAGAGATCCTTCTGGATGCCAAGTGTGATCTCAATGCCGTCAACATCCACGGAGACTCACCACTGCACATAGCGTCACGGGAGAGCCGGCTTGACTGTGTAAA CTTGTTTCTGTCACGGGGTGCTGATGTAAGCCTTAAGAACAAGGAGGGAGAGACACCCATGGAATGCTGCAGTCAAAACTCGAAGGTTTGGAACGCCCTTCAAGCCAGCAAAAAGCAAAGAGAAGCTAACAGGAACCAGGCTGCCCCTGCAGAGAAGCTTCTCAACAG GGACATCGCCAGAGGCTACGAGAAAGTCCCTGTCCCGTGCGTGAACGCAGTGGACAGCGAACCCTGTCCTGACAACTACAAATATGTCCCTGATAGCTGTGTGACGTCCCCAATGAACATTGACAAAAATATCACTCACTTGCAG TACTGTGTATGTAAAGACGATTGCTCCTCAGCTAGCTGCATGTGTGGCCAACTCAGCCTGCGCTGCTGGTATGATAAA GAGAGTCGTCTGCTCCCCGAATTCTGCAATGAGGAACCGCCTCTTATATTTGAGTGCAACCATGCCTGCTCTTGCTGGAGAACCTGCAAAAACCGTGTGGTACAGAATGGACTGAG GATAAGACTGCAGTTGTTCAGGACACAGATGATGGGATGGGGTGTCAAGACATTACAGGATATCCCGCAAGGAACGTTTGTTTGCGA ATACGTGGGTGAAATCATCTCTGACGCCGAAGCAGATGTCAGAGAGAATGACTCCTATCTTTTCAGTCTGGACAGTAAG GTGGGTGATATGTACTGTGTTGACGCACGTTTCTACGGCAACATCAGCCGCTTCATAAACCATCACTGTGAGCCGAATCTGTTCCCCTGTCGAGTGTTCACCTCTCACCAGGACCTCAGATTTCCTCACATCGCGTTCTTCGCCTGCAAGAACATCAGTGCGGGAGACGAACTTGG GTTTGATTACGGCGATCACTTCTGGGACGTAAAGGGGAAGCTGTTCAGCTGCCAGTGTGGCTCATCCAAATGTAAACACTCGGCAGCCGTCATTGCCCAGACACAGGCGGACAGCACGCCGGGAGACCAGCAGCCCAGCGCCCTGCCTGATACTAGCTCGTCCACCCCATCCAGCCCCAGCTAA